The Sander vitreus isolate 19-12246 chromosome 5, sanVit1, whole genome shotgun sequence genome includes a region encoding these proteins:
- the xbp1 gene encoding LOW QUALITY PROTEIN: X-box-binding protein 1 (The sequence of the model RefSeq protein was modified relative to this genomic sequence to represent the inferred CDS: deleted 2 bases in 1 codon) — MVVVAAGTGGPHKVLLISGKQTGSSSGSQPGFNRAISVVLPSSASTASSDSDSNSSAGPPIRKRQRLTHLSPEEKQLRRKLKNRVAAQTARDRKKAKMGELEQQVLELELENQKLHIENSLLRDKSNGLMTENEELRQRLGLDTLDSKEKVQGLLSTGNDAGLGIGSSESAALRLRVSAAGAGPALPKSEDFSMDTNGSDTADNESDLLLGILDILDPELFLKSCEQECQEPQVLLVGGGDPVPATTPATLGAPSVKLEALNELIHFDHIYTKPVEEVSSGQCNDLESDAEETFDEAAIPIPDVVVEEETVCIKDEPEEVVIPSCDRHSQMDDFFSGASSTALSGLDNEACLADTYSDSGYEGSPSPFSDISSSLCSESTWDDMFANELFPQLISV; from the exons ATGGTGGTGGTAGCAGCAGGGACCGGAGGGCCCCATAAAGTGCTCCTGATTTCCGGCAAACAGACTGGCTCCTCCAGCGGCTCACAGCCAGGCTTCAACCGGGCCATCTCTGTCGTTTTACCGTCATCTGCTAGCACGGCGTCGTCGGATTCCGACTCCAACTCTTCTGCTGGGCCGCCCATACGAAAAAGACAGCGGCTCACACACTTGAGTCCGGAGGAAAAGCAACTTCGCAG gAAACTCAAGAACAGAGTCGCTGCTCAGACAGCCAGAGATAGGAAGAAGGCAAAAATGGGGGAGCTGGAACAGCAAGTACTGGAGTTGGAGCTGGAG AATCAGAAACTTCACATTGAAAACAGTCTACTTCGGGACAAATCAAATGGCCTAATGACAGAAAATGAGGAACTAAGACAGAGACTTGGGTTGGACACCCTCGACTCAAAAGAGAAG GTTCAGGGTTTGTTGTCCACTGGGAACGACGCAGGTTTAGGGATCGGGTCTTCTGAGTCCGCAGCACTCAGGCTACGTGTG TCCGCAGCAGGTGCAGGCCCAGCACTCCCTAAATCTGAAGACTTCTCAATGGATACAAATGGTTCTGACACTGCAGACAATGAG TCTGATTTGCTCCTGGGCATTCTGGACATCCTTGACCCAGAGCTGTTCCTCAAGTCTTGTGAACAGGAGTGCCAGGAGCCGCAGGTGCTGTTGGTCGGAGGGGGGGACCCAGTACCTGCCACCACACCTGCGACTCTGGGGGCCCCATCAGTTAAGCTGGAGGCCCTTAATGAACTGATCCACTTTGACCACATCTACACGAAGCCCGTGGAGGAGGTGAGCAGCGGGCAGTGCAACGACTTGGAGAGCGACGCAGAGGAGACTTTCGACGAGGCCGCCATCCCCATTCCCGACGTGGTGGTTGAGGAGGAGACCGTCTGCATCAAAGACGAGCCAGAGGAAGTGGTCATCCCCAGCTGTGACCGCCACAGTCAGATGGATGACTTTTTCTCCGGAGCCTCCTCAACTGCCCTCAGCGGCCTGGATAATGAAGCTTGCCTTGCGGACACCTACAGCGACTCCGGATACGAAGGGTCCCCTTCCCCTTTCAGTGACATTTCCTCTTCCCTGTGCTCAGAGAGCACCTGGGATGACATGTTTGCTAATGAACTCTTCCCCCAGCTCATCAGTGTctaa